From Coffea arabica cultivar ET-39 chromosome 2e, Coffea Arabica ET-39 HiFi, whole genome shotgun sequence, the proteins below share one genomic window:
- the LOC113729795 gene encoding syntaxin-22-like, which yields MSFEDLEFGRSMTIRGDQTKQDCSRALAGDVFRIKTALAAFQRLVYNLGTPKDTPHLRHKLHTSVLQIGQLLEDASAKLKQSTQTHPHAPDAASKKIFDEKLAKEIAYIHREFQKAQRLAAERESAYAPLTPHQIVSYSDSPSEPDMKSMRSKEHASLMIDARSQDVINMESEIVLNEAIIEERDQGIKEIQQQIGEVNEIFRDLAVLVREQGAMIDDIDTNIEGCRDAIDQGASELTKASSKIQRSNSSTKCLVVVIFGIILLIVVVVVAA from the exons atgAGTTTTGAAGATCTTGAGTTCGGCCGGTCGATGACGATACGTGGTGATCAGACGAAGCAAGACTGTAGTCGGGCGCTGGCCGGCGATGTCTTTCGAATCAAAACAGCCCTGGCTGCCTTTCAACGCCTCGTTTACAACCTTGGAACTCCTAAGGACACCCCTCACCTCCGCCACAAACt GCATACATCAGTGCTACAAATTGGGCAATTGCTCGAGGATGCTTCAGCCAAGCTTAAGCAATCTACCCAAACTCACCCTCATGCTCCAGACGCT GCCAGCAAGAAGATTTTTGATGAGAAGCTTGCGAAAGAGATTGCATACATTCATAGAGAGTTTCAAAAAGCCCAAAGGCTTGCAGCAGAGAGGGAATCAGCTTATGCTCCTTTGACTCCCCACCAAATTGTGTCATACAG TGATAGCCCCAGTGAACCGGATATGAAGTCGATGAGGAGTAAAGAGCATGCGTCTCTTATGATCGATGCAAGAAG TCAGGACGTGATTAATATGGAAAGCGAAATAGTACTGAATGAAGCCATAATAGAAGAAAGGGACCAAGGCATCAAAGAAATCCAGCAGCAGATTGGTGAGGTGAATGAGATATTCAGGGATTTAGCTGTTCTCGTACGTGAACAAGGAGCTATGATTG ATGATATCGATACAAATATTGAAGGCTGCCGAGATGCTATTGATCAAGGCGCTTCAGAACTCACAAAAGCATCATCCAAGATCCAACGATCTAATTCCTCTACG AAGTGTTTGGTagtggtgatttttggaatcATCCTTCTCATCGTCGTAGTCGTGGTGGCGGCGTGA
- the LOC113729796 gene encoding lysine-specific demethylase JMJ13-like, with protein MCQLKARHTLSSGTNPHNERLKQDRPSIVIPALTSTKPKRRLHSTRNSSSSLHLLQEAVLTKCSSGSQEEDELAGSFNPGWMDKIHHCPVYHPSTDEFDDPFVYLQKIAPEASKYGICKVVSPLISSIPAGVVLMKEKKGFKFTTQVQPLRLATWDNDDKISFHFRGRNYTLRNFESMANQEAARKYCVSGCLPSAYLEREFWNQMEKGKRGTVEYAINVDGSAFSRSSGDPLSGSKWNLKELPRLHWCTLRLLENAIPGVTDPMLYIGMLFSMFAWHVEDHYLYSINYHHCGAPKTWYGVPSNAALQFENVVQHCVYDRLLSVDGEDGAFNVLAEKTTLFPPKILLQHGVPVYKAVQMPGEFVITFPRAYHAGFSHGFNCGEAVNFAAADWYPFGAEASHRYARLRKMPVIPYEELLCKEAMLVSEYEIKENADLVPLRCLKISFACLLRLHQYARWSIKKSRPSVNIHPKSQGTIFCIICRRECYLGHLMCNCYTDPICLFHGSLISKCPCGSSCNLFIRDDIREMEDVAKMFEQEKGIHREVERQMRRWLLSVEDGR; from the exons ATGTGTCAGTTGAAAGCCAGGCATACCTTATCTTCTGGGACCAATCCTCATAATGAAAGGCTTAAGCAAGACCGCCCCTCCATAGTTATCCCTGCACTTACCAGCACAAAGCCCAAAAGGAGACTCCACTCCACTCGCAATTCTTCTTCTTCACTGCATCTTCTTCAGGAAGCCGTTCTTACCAAATGTTCTTCAGGATCCCAAGAAGAAGATGAGTTGGCAGGGTCATTTAATCCCGGATGGATGGACAAAATCCATCACTGTCCTGTGTATCATCCATCAACGGATGAATTTGACGATCCATTTGTATACCTGCAGAAGATTGCCCCAGAAGCATCAAAATATG GAATTTGTAAGGTGGTTTCTCCCCTGATTTCATCTATCCCTGCTGGTGTGGTGCTGATGAAGGAgaaaaaaggtttcaaattcACAACTCAAGTGCAACCTTTAAGGCTTGCAACATGGGATAATGATGACAAGATTAGTTTCCATTTCAGAGGAAG GAATTATACTCTTCGCAACTTTGAGAGCATGGCCAACCAGGAAGCGGCTCGAAAATATTGCGTTTCTGGATGTCTCCCTTCGGCATATTTGGAAAGGGAATTCTGGAACcaaatggaaaaaggaaagagaggaACTGTTGAGTATGCAATTAATGTTGATGGTAGTGCTTTCTCACGTTCTTCTGGTGATCCTCTTTCAGGAAGTAAATGGAACTTGAAG GAACTTCCGCGCCTGCATTGGTGCACATTGCGTTTGCTGGAAAATGCAATCCCG GGAGTAACGGATCCCATGCTGTACATAGGAATGCTCTTTAGCATGTTTGCATGGCACGTTGAGGATCATTATCTCTACAG CATTAATTACCATCATTGTGGGGCGCCTAAGACTTGGTACGGGGTTCCTAGTAATGCAGCACTTCAGTTTGAGAACGTCGTCCAGCATTGCGTATATGACCGTCTCCTGTCTGTAGATGGAGAGGATGGAGCTTTCAATGTTCTTGCAGAGAAAACAACCCTGTTTCCTCCCAAAATTTTGCTTCAGCATGGCGTCCCTGTTTACAAGGCTGTGCAAATGCCAGGGGAGTTTGTGATTACCTTTCCAAGAGCATATCACGCTGGATTTAGTCATG GCTTCAACTGTGGTGAGGCAGTAAATTTTGCAGCTGCTGATTGGTATCCTTTTGGAGCCGAAGCTAGCCATCGTTACGCCCGCCTTAGAAAAATGCCGGTTATTCCTTATGAAGAGCTGCTTTGCAAAGAAGCAATGCTAGTTTCGGAGTATGAAATTAAGGAGAATGCCGATTTGGTCCCTCTTCGTTGTTTGAAGATTTCATTTGCTTGCCTATTGAGATTGCATCAGTATGCCCGGTGGAGCATAAAGAAATCAAGACCATCAGTGAATATACATCCAAAGTCTCAGGGAACCATCTTCTGCATCATTTGCAGACGGGAATGTTATCTTGGACACCTGATGTGCAACTGTTATACTGATCCCATTTGCCTCTTCCATG GAAGCCTCATTTCTAAATGCCCATGTGGGAGCAGCTGTAATCTTTTCATTCGAGATGACATACGAGAAATGGAGGATGTGGCAAAAATGTTCGAGCAGGAGAAAGGAATCCACCGGGAGGTTGAGCGACAAATGAGACGTTGGTTGTTATCTGTGGAAGACGGAAGatga
- the LOC113729797 gene encoding uncharacterized protein isoform X1, whose amino-acid sequence MIDMTWLSAFLLGAGCLAFGYLIGIRHSARLFRSTSALTDTGTPITYRKNNNQLKPAIEIEKLADILEDFKMVLVVRNDLKMGKGKIAAQCSHATLGLYKKILHRAPKALNRWEMCGQVKVVVKIESEDEMLVLQERAKALSLPTHVTVDAGRTQIAPNSRTVMSILGPADMVDDVTGGLKLL is encoded by the exons ATGATAGACATGACATGGCTCAGTGCCTTCTTACTTGGAGCTGGCTGTCTTGCTTTCGGCTACCTCATTGGCATCCGACATTCTGCTCGTCTATTTCGTTCCACTTCAGCCTTAACTGACACTGGTACACCTATCACTTACCGGAAAAACAACAACCAGCTCAAACCAGCCATCGAGATTGAAAAGCTAGCTGACATACTTGAAGATTTTAAAATG GTTCTGGTTGTCCGGAATGACTTAAAgatggggaaggggaaaattgCAGCTCAATGCAG TCATGCAACCTTGGGTCTCTACAAAAAGATCCTTCATCGGGCACCAAAAGCTTTGAACAG GTGGGAGATGTGTGGGCAGGTTAAAGTGGTTGTGAAAATTGAAAGTGAAGATGAGATGCTGGTTTTACAG GAAAGGGCAAAGGCACTCAGTTTACCAACGCACGTTACAGTTGATGCGGGTAGAACACAGATTGCACCAA ATTCGAGGACCGTGATGTCTATTTTGG GACCTGCTGACATGGTGGACGATGTTACTGGTGGATTAAAACTTTTGTAG
- the LOC113729797 gene encoding uncharacterized protein isoform X2: MIDMTWLSAFLLGAGCLAFGYLIGIRHSARLFRSTSALTDTGTPITYRKNNNQLKPAIEIEKLADILEDFKMVLVVRNDLKMGKGKIAAQCRWEMCGQVKVVVKIESEDEMLVLQERAKALSLPTHVTVDAGRTQIAPNSRTVMSILGPADMVDDVTGGLKLL; this comes from the exons ATGATAGACATGACATGGCTCAGTGCCTTCTTACTTGGAGCTGGCTGTCTTGCTTTCGGCTACCTCATTGGCATCCGACATTCTGCTCGTCTATTTCGTTCCACTTCAGCCTTAACTGACACTGGTACACCTATCACTTACCGGAAAAACAACAACCAGCTCAAACCAGCCATCGAGATTGAAAAGCTAGCTGACATACTTGAAGATTTTAAAATG GTTCTGGTTGTCCGGAATGACTTAAAgatggggaaggggaaaattgCAGCTCAATGCAG GTGGGAGATGTGTGGGCAGGTTAAAGTGGTTGTGAAAATTGAAAGTGAAGATGAGATGCTGGTTTTACAG GAAAGGGCAAAGGCACTCAGTTTACCAACGCACGTTACAGTTGATGCGGGTAGAACACAGATTGCACCAA ATTCGAGGACCGTGATGTCTATTTTGG GACCTGCTGACATGGTGGACGATGTTACTGGTGGATTAAAACTTTTGTAG
- the LOC113729798 gene encoding TOM1-like protein 1, giving the protein MSDNLMDKVNALGERLKIGGSEVGQKISAGVSSMSFKMKEFFQGPNQADKVVEEATSENLDDPDWASNLEICDMINHDRVNSVELIRGIKKRIMLKIPRVQYLALVLLETVVKNCDKAFSEVAAERVLDEMVKLIDDPQTVVNNRNKALILIEAWGESSGELRYLPVFEETYKSLKSRGVRFPGRDNESLAPIFTPARSVSDSETNAALAQQLHHDVPAPTFSAEQTKEAFDVARNSVELLATVLSSSPQQDALKDDLTVTLVQQCRESQYTVQRIIERAGDNEALLFEALNVNDEIQKVLSKYDDMKKPLEVKPEPEPAMIPVAVEPDDSPRVGKEDALIRKPAGSRTGAQGGNNDEMMDDLDEMIFGKKPGGTSEGGHNAKKQQGPKDDLISF; this is encoded by the exons atgagTGACAATTTGATGGATAAAGTCAACGCCCTTGGCGAGCGCTTGAAGATTGGAGGATCCGAGGTCGGCCAGAAGATCAGTGCCGGTGTGAGCTCTATGAGCTTCAAGATGAAGGAATTCTTCCAAGGCCCCAACCAAGCCGACAAGGTGGTCGAGGAAGCCACCTCTGAAAATCTAGACGACCCTGATTGGGCCTCTAATCTTGAAATTTGCGACATGATCAATCACGACAGGGTCAACAGCGTCGAGTTAATACGCGGCATTAAGAAACGAATCATGTTGAAGATCCCCAGGGTTCAGTACTTGGCTCTCGTCTTGCTCGAAACTGTGGTAAAAAATTGTGACAAGGCGTTCTCTGAGGTTGCTGCTGAGCGGGTCCTTGATGAGATGGTCAAGTTGATTGATGATCCCCAGACCGTTGTTAACAACCGCAACAAGGCTCTCATTCTCATTGAAGCATGGGGTGAATCTTCGGGCGAGCTCCGTTACTTGCCCGTTTTTGAAGAGACTTATAAG AGCCTAAAATCAAGAGGTGTAAGGTTCCCTGGTCGCGATAATGAGAGTTTAGCCCCAATATTTACTCCTGCAAGATCAGTTTCAGATTCGGAAACAAATGCTGCTCTCGCACAACAACTTCATCATGATGTTCCTGCACCAACCTTCTCGGCTGAACAAACAAAAGAAGCATTTGATGTTGCAAGAAACAGTGTCGAGCTTCTTGCCACTGTTTTATCGTCTTCACCACAGCAGGATGCTCTAAAG GATGATTTGACCGTGACACTGGTACAGCAGTGTAGGGAATCTCAATACACTGTGCAGCGAATCATTGAGAGAGCTGGGGATAATGAGGCGCTGCTCTTTGAAGCATTAAATGTGAATGATGAAATTCAAAAGGTCCTCTCCAAGTATGACGATATGAAGAAACCATTAGAAGTGAAGCCAGAGCCGGAACCTGCTATGATACCAGTGGCTGTTGAGCCGGATGATTCACCCCGTGTCGGAAAAGAAGATGCATTAATCAGAAAACCAGCAGGTTCCCGAACTGGTGCGCAGGGAGGGAACAATGATGAAATGATGGATGATCTCGATGAGATGATCTTTGGAAAGAAACCAGGTGGCACTTCTGAAGGAGGGCATAATGCAAAGAAGCAGCAAGGGCCGAAGGATGATCTCATCTCCTTCTGA